In a genomic window of Periophthalmus magnuspinnatus isolate fPerMag1 chromosome 3, fPerMag1.2.pri, whole genome shotgun sequence:
- the LOC117389634 gene encoding protocadherin-20-like codes for MINRRHPCLSKRGGVWGLCILLLYTSPLSCLANFSKAKELVYKIKEGLPRGTFIGAIGVDLNLDFNAKPPFLFNLAQKKVNEQYVTLNNTTGELYTSATEIDRETLCPDNSEVKACVLSLDVLVLPQQYFQLVKVKIVIEDVNDNRPKFPVDEIILTVPENSPVNARYAVEQSAVDPDLGLHGVQTYWLVNDFGVFTLDVEENDGGELTPFLIVTETLDRETQAEYVTDIIAEDGGAPPLLGAATLKIQISDVNDNCPKFTETHLNITVHGNTSKGAPIARLHAYDPDLGANAQISYAYSERVPRETRSLFHLDSNTGIIKLAGKIESGTAPHYKLTVLANGPGCIPAVTTVTLNIIKMLTGPPAIIPRYIALEKDGVVYLKESEPALSPIAFYTVKNVGSNQKVDCHLEGSGPFRLSPYQLIKNEYLLETTEALDYETAQEFDLIIVANNSQGLVIKAFLKIQVLDENDNAPVFQQSIVELTIEENNPPNTFLTQFQATDQDSDSRGEVIYLLGGDAPGIFELDRVTGVLIVTTSLDREEKETYRFIVRALDQGTPRKESIATVVLTVQDCNDNSPRFINKDFTFFVPENFPGYGEIGVLSVRDADAGENGWVALSILNGTDIFMIDTGRGILRAKTSLDREQQGTYQLWVEAVDGGEPPLSSVTMVTVLLLDVNDNPPIVLFPQSNLSYMLVLPSTLPGTSITEVYAVDKDTGMNAVIAYSIIKRKGGEPGSFAIDAQTGNITLKRELSNRGLCSLLVKVSDHGQPEPLYSTVMVNFFVNETVSNESYIQSLLTREADIEVEEKPWFTGQMKEGPERYELFPCQPVLIALSATCLGLFLLVVMLTSYICCKRLKKHRKKTKLETEIPLKITHESVHVVNRKIRQISNL; via the exons ATGATCAACAGAAGACACCCCTGCCTTAGTAAGAGAGGAGGTGTATGG GGCCTAtgcatcctcctcctctacaccaGCCCTCTGTCTTGTTTGGCAAATTTCAGCAAAGCGAAAGAGCTCGTCTATAAGATAAAGGAGGGATTACCACGTGGGACATTTATAGGGGCCATTGGAGTTGACTTAAACTTGGATTTTAATGCCAAACCCCCCTTTTTATTCAATCTGGCTCAAAAGAAGGTCAACGAGCAGTACGTGACCCTTAATAATACCACTGGGGAGCTTTACACATCTGCCACGGAGATTGACAGGGAGACCCTCTGTCCAGACAACTCCGAGGTTAAGGCCTGTGTCTTGTCTCTGGATGTGTTGGTGCTACCACAACAGTACTTTCAGCTTGTCAAAGTCAAGATTGTTATTGAGGATGTGAACGACAACAGGCCAAAGTTCCCTGTGGATGAAATCATTTTAACTGTCCCAGAAAATTCACCCGTCAATGCTCGTTATGCGGTCGAGCAGTCGGCGGTTGACCCAGACTTGGGGCTCCATGGGGTGCAGACGTATTGGCTTGTTAATGACTTTGGGGTCTTCACTCTGGATGTTGAGGAAAACGATGGGGGAGAGTTGACGCCATTCCTCATTGTGACCGAAACTTTGGACAGAGAAACCCAAGCAGAGTATGTAACAGATATTATAGCAGAGGATGGCGGGGCACCTCCTCTTCTTGGGGCGGCTACTTTAAAAATCCAGATATCCGACGTGAATGACAACTGTCCAAAATTCACAGAGACTCATTTGAATATTACTGTCCATGGGAATACAAGTAAAGGAGCACCGATAGCAAGACTCCACGCTTACGACCCTGACCTGGGTGCTAATGCTCAGATCAGCTACGCCTACAGTGAGCGAGTGCCAAGGGAGACTAGGAGCTTGTTCCATTTGGACAGTAACACGGGCATCATTAAGCTAGCGGGAAAAATAGAATCTGGCACTGCCCCACACTACAAACTGACAGTATTAGCCAATGGGCCTGGTTGCATCCCAGCTGTTACAACTGTTACTCTCAACATAATCAAAATGCTTACTGGACCTCCTGCTATCATACCGAGATATATCGCGCTCGAGAAAGACGGAGTTGTTTATTTGAAAGAATCAGAACCAGCACTTTCTCCGATAGCTTTTTACACGGTTAAAAATGTAGGATCAAATCAAAAAGTCGACTGCCATCTGGAGGGGAGTGGCCCATTTAGACTAAGCCCCTACcagctgattaaaaatgaatacTTATTGGAAACCACAGAAGCACTGGACTATGAAACAGCACAAGAGTTTGACCTAATCATTGTCGCTAATAATTCACAAGGGTTGGTAATTAAAgcctttttaaaaattcaagTCTTGGATGAGAATGACAACGCCCCAGTATTTCAACAGTCCATAGTTGAGCTAACCATTGAAGAAAACAATCCACCCAATACGTTCTTAACGCAATTCCAAGCTACGGATCAGGATAGCGATAGCAGAGGAGAGGTTATCTATCTCTTAGGAGGGGATGCACCGGGGATATTCGAACTGGATCGGGTTACGGGTGTCCTTATAGTCACTACATCATTGGACCGCGAAGAAAAGGAGACATATCGTTTCATTGTGAGAGCATTGGACCAGGGGACACCTAGGAAGGAGTCTATTGCAACCGTTGTCCTAACTGTGCAAGACTGCAATGACAACAGCCCACGTTTCATCAACAAAGATTTCACTTTCTTTGTACCGGAGAACTTCCCAGGATATGGTGAGATTGGAGTACTTTCGGTTAGAGATGCTGATGCTGGGGAGAACGGTTGGGTTGCATTATCGATTTTAAATGGTACCGATATTTTTATGATCGATACAGGACGTGGTATATTGAGAGCCAAAACTTCGCTAGACAGAGAACAACAAGGGACCTATCAGTTGTGGGTTGAAGCTGTGGATGGGGGCGAACCGCCTCTGTCttctgttaccatggtgacagttTTATTATTGGATGTAAATGACAATCCACCAATCGTCCTATTTCCGCAGTCGAACCTGTCTTATATGCTAGTCCTACCTAGCACATTGCCTGGGACGTCTATTACGGAAGTGTACGCTGTGGATAAAGACACAGGGATGAACGCAGTGATTGCTTACAGTATCATCAAACGAAAAGGTGGTGAGCCAGGTTCCTTCGCTATTGATGCCCAAACTGGAAATATCACTCTAAAACGTGAATTAAGCAACAGGGGTTTATGCAGTTTACTGGTTAAAGTAAGCGATCACGGACAACCAGAGCCACTCTACTCAACTGTCATGGTAAacttttttgtgaatgaaactgtTAGCAATGAGAGCTACATCCAAAGCTTGCTAACCAGGGAGGCAGACATAGAAGTTGAGGAAAAACCCTGGTTTACTGGTCAAATGAAGGAAGGACCCGAAAGATATGAGTTGTTCCCCTGCCAGCCCGTTCTCATAGCTCTCTCTGCAACTTGTCTTGGGCTGTTTCTTTTAGTGGTGATGCTGACATCATATATttgctgtaaaaggttgaaaaaaCATCGAAAGAAGACAAAATTGGAGACTGAAATACCTTTGAAAATTACTCATGAATCAGTACATGTTGTGAACAGAAAAATCAGGCAAATCTCAAATCTTTGA